One part of the Rutidosis leptorrhynchoides isolate AG116_Rl617_1_P2 chromosome 1, CSIRO_AGI_Rlap_v1, whole genome shotgun sequence genome encodes these proteins:
- the LOC139846859 gene encoding uncharacterized protein translates to MLETNKEATVADRITQINGSSSGNWCWTRPPNGRALNELLELNNIISSVTLTDKPDSWKCTLDPSGIYTTKSMAHLINTLKLGGNALSLTIPHNKLLPQKVYIFIWRAFQKKLPVRFELDKRGIDLDSILCPLCELDTESTDHILGLCPKSALIWKQVVDWWAQDNTLISNVIDAIINDQSFATNKLGISIWQATKWTTCYTIWKHRNLKVFSNKTWSPASILSEIQTQSYSWISKRLHDYWMDLRSLGSYLEAENTRDDLNRDLGRVGFVSVKPRDESRLERSLND, encoded by the exons ATGCTCGAGACCAACAAAGAGGCAACTGTCGCGGATCGAATCACACAAATTAACGGATCTTCATCGGGTAATTGGTGCTGGACAAGGCCTCCAAATGGCCGAGCCCTTAACGAATTACTGGAACTTAACAACATCATATCATCCGTTACATTAACTGACAAACCCGACTCCTGGAAGTGCACGCTTGACCCCTCGGGTATCTACACCACCAAATCTATGGCACATCTAATAAACACATTAAAACTTGGTGGCAACGCTCTTAGCTTAACGATTCCCCACAACAAACTTCTTCCTCAAaaagtctacattttcatatggcgGGCCTTTCAAAAAAAGTTACCGGTCAGATTTGAATTAGACAAACGAGGCATCGATCTAGACTCCATCTTATGTCCACTTTGCGAATTAGATACAGAATCCACTGATCACATACTCGGTCTTTGCCCTAAATCAGCTCTAATATGGAAACAGGTAGTTGATTGGTGGGCCCAAGACAACACATTAATCTCCAATGTAATCGATGCGATTATCAATGACCAATCCTTCGCTACTAATAAACTCGGGATTTCAATATGGCAAGCAACCAAATGGACTACATGCTACACAATCTGGAAACATAGAAATTTAAAAGTATTCTCCAACAAAACATGGTCTCCCGCCTCGATCCTCTCCGAAATACAAACTCAAAGCTATAGCTGGATATCCAAAAGGCTAC ACGATTATTGgatggatcttaggtcgcttggatCGTATCTAGAGGCGGAAAACACTAGAGACGACTTAAATCGAGATTTGGGTCGCGTTGGGTTCGTATCGGTCAAACCTAGAGATGAATCTAGATTAGAACGAAGCCTAAACGATTAA